The following DNA comes from Musa acuminata AAA Group cultivar baxijiao chromosome BXJ1-4, Cavendish_Baxijiao_AAA, whole genome shotgun sequence.
TAACGGGATGCTGTAGAAGGCCCAATGGGCTTTCGAAGTTCGATACTTGTGTATCGTCGGAGGCTTGTTGGGTCCGCCATCTACCTTATCGGACAATTGCTTCCACCCGTTCTGGAGATATTGATTTTGCGATGAAGGTGATCCTTAACCAAGTTGGCTTTGCAACATCGGTTGATGTCACAAACAACTATGTTGTACACTAACTATGATCCGAACATTTAAAATACATATTCATGTGATTTCGGTATGTATTGtttaaaataatacaaaataaaTAAATGGTTTGTGCGTCAGAGTCTGATCTACGAGGTTTCAATTAATGGTCCAAATGACGGAATCTAATAATGACCTAAACATTGTTTTATGGGTGCAGAATAGAATTTTACTTGATtctcatttgttgtgtgtaatgaTGCACATAATTGGATGTGGGAGACAAACGGACGATGCACAAATGTGTACAAAGAAAAGAGCAGAGGTGTAGAAGATCGCAAGACACATTTAAATTCAAAACACAAGAGAGTTGGGAGAAAGAAAGGAGGCACAGTTCCACCACGAACCTTGTTACTGATAGATTGTAAACATACATAATTGTATCTGGGAAAATTGAGGACGTATGAGGCCACACTTTTTGTGGACTACACACAACCTGTGTTGTTTGTTTCTCTCATATCAGCAAACAGAGACTCATGCATGACATCTTCAGTCTTCTCGCCGGTGCACCGATGGCGTGATGTGGTCGTCGAGCATGTACTTCTTCCAAAACCAGTGCTTCTTCCACACCAGAGTCATCTCTTCGATGGGCACGCCCTTCGTCTCGGGCACCAGGAAGACGACGAACAATGTCATCACTACCACGAAGGCAGCGAACAGGTGGAACAGACCGGATTTGAGGTGGCAGAGCGCCATGAGGAAGAGCTGCGCGATGACGAAGGTGAAGAAGAAGTTGACGCCGACCACGATCGACTGCCCCGCCGACCGGATGTTGAGCGGGAAGATCTCGCTGGGTACCAGCCAGCCGAGCGGCCCCCACGACCACGCGAACGCTGCGACGTAGACGCAGATGAGCGCCAGCACCAGGTTGGCCAACCCTGGCGAGAGCTTCCCGGTGCCGGCATCCCCGAAGAAGGTCCCCAGGATGGCCCCGACGGCCACCTGGCTCACCACCATCTGAATCCCGCCCTCCAGGAACAGGACCCTGCGGCCGAACTTGTCGACGGTTGCGATGGACACGGTGGTCGCGAAGACGTTGACGAGGCCGGAGATGACGGCCGACATGAGCGAGGCGCTGTCCCCGAAGCCGATGGTCTTAAAGAGCACCGGCGCGTAGAACATGATCACGTTGATGCCGGTGAGCTGCTGGAACATGGGGATGGCGATGGCCATGACGAGATGCGGGCGGTGCTCCGGGCGGAGGATGCTACTCCAGGGGTCGCTCACCTTCTTCGCCTCCTCGCTCGCCTCGATCATGTCCTGCAGCTCCGCCTCGACGTCGTCGGTCCCCCGGATCTTCTGAAGCGTGGCCTTGGCCTGGTCGCGCAGGCCACGCTCGACGAGGGAGTTGGGGGTGTCGGGGAGGGCGATGGCACCAAGGGTCATGATGAGAGCCGGCACGGCAGCAAGGGCCACCGATATGCGCCACCCGTATCCCGCATGGAGCTTTCCCGTGCCATAATTCACAAGGCCGGCGACGAAGATGCCGATGGTGGTGGCCATCTGGAACCCCATGTTGAGCGCCCCTCGGAGCTGCGGCGGTGCCATCTCGGACAAGTAAAGCGGGACGGCCTGGTTGGCGAACCCCACGCCGACACCGAGCAGAATGCGGCCGATGATGAGCATGGCCACGTTCATGGCGACGCCATTGATGGCTGAGCCCAGGAGGAAGGCCGCCCCGCCGAACAGCATGGATGACTTCCTGCCAAATGTCTGGGTCACCATGGACGCGAAGTAGGTGGAGATGAGCCCCGCGACGTAGAGGGACGACGTGAAGGACGTCAGCATTTGGCTGTCGAACTGGCACCATTGGTTCTTCGACCCGCTGGCCGTCTTCTCCTGCTGGTACACCGATGGGAAGAACTTCTCAAGGAATTCATCCATGGAAGTCACACCCCCTACAAAGAAACAGAGACATCAAATCAGCAATCAGACAAACCCACACGTACGTTCTCCGTCATCCAAAATAGGCTCATATGTAGACACCAATTACTCACCCGAGACGCCAATGTCGTAGCCGAAGATTAGGCCACCGGTGGCCGCGATCACGCAAGTGACGATCACGAAGGATGTGACACGGCCATTGTAGCGCTTCACCTCGCCATTTGAGGGCGCTAACGCACCACCTGCCATCTCGGCGCAAGCTCTCCGTCTCTGCGGTGATGGTGGGGAGGCAAAAGTTTTACTTTTGCTTCCCTTTTGGGCTCCACGATAACGCTGGTGGCTTGTCTCCTTTTtatacctcctcctcctcgcttggGCCTCCGAGAAGCGCGCCATGAAAGCAGGAGCTTGGCCGCGTACCTGGTCACCGCCACCTTTGGTGTCTATCTGATCTAAATTTTATCTGGGATGGATATTCAAAGCTCGGTCAACTGGATCCGTGTTTCCTACTATTGAGAGATTGGCATCCATCCTTTTGTTTACCGGGAGGCGTAACTCGCGCAAACCTCTCGTAGAACTCGTTCCAACTTAATAATGGTAGGAGACTCATTCGTAGGAGATACATTGTCATCtttcacatcatcatcatcatcatcatcatcaccatgaaatatttttcattgtttataacaaaaaatataatcataaatttttttctcaACTATGAGTCATAAGTTTCTTTTGTACCATTATAATTCGACACAAAATTTTCTTAAACTATTAACGTCTATACTCGTATACCTCAtgttactaacttaagcatcagatTAATTAGGTCAGGAAACCTCTTTTGACTTTAATCTTCGTATAGATGGTACCTTAGGAGCTTGACATTCTCACCTTAGAGACATTCCTATAATATCGAGTCATTCTTCTAGCACCAAACCTCTTTTTAGCATTTTGATGCTAGAAGAATGACTTGATATTATAGGAATATCGAGCTTACCAACCCTCTTAACAAATGCCAAAACAAGGAGGCTTTTATCCCGACCTATAATACATTTATTCAAGGGGGCAGTAGTCATCATATCCACACATGGATGCATCTATCTCGGTGCAAACGCTGATGCAATACTGACGTCTATTCAATGATCTAGGGGTGACCCCAAGTCACATATTCATCCCAATTGAGGCATCATTAAACTTCATTTAGCATGTGCAAATGCTAATAGGTATGATGCAAGCTATTATTCCACTCTTGTCTTAACTAGCCCATTAAGCAACTCCACCGCCTCAGCCACAACTAGTAGCTCAATTGACAATGGCATTAGTGCTTGTCGAGGTTTTCCCACCAAACACAATGCCAATATCTCAAGAACCCTTGAGACCCATCAAGATATTGGTCAGGCAAGAACCATATTCCTCAATTACGAAATTTAATGGACTGCCATGCCACCATCTTATTCCACCCGAATTCCAAACCCAAACgacatatttgataaataattataTGAGAATTTAACTACGACAGATGGGCTAACATTTGGAAGAAATGCAATGAAAATTCTAATAATCTAGAGAAGAAGAGTTGACCAACCCTACCTCGTGTCTATTGTCATTCACTAATAACTTCAGGAGAAATTGATCATAATCAACTTCTATCTTCTCGTTGGTAATATCATTCGATTTCGACTCGTTGGAGGGGTGCAAGATGTACATCCATCACTTGTCAAAGAGGCCTTCATGATATGACTCAAGCCTTCTTATCATTTTTGGTCGTTGATAGAGAAGTTACTGATGATGGTATTCGAAGTACTCTAACAAGCCAATCAATACATAGTGACACAGGTATTGATCTTGGATAAACATAAAGAGACATGCAAAAGGCCAAGATAGGATCAACAATAAATCCAATCAATCCTAAGGTCACCGTGGTGATAAGATGTGATAGACCCGAATTACCTCACTCGAGACTCGAGTCAACCCTATTTAATATGACTAGGACTGAAGTTTTTTtacaaataagaaagaataaactCTTAAAAGACCTTCAATCAATATAGACTCTATTAGAGAAGAGAGATAGATTCAAGTACTATCGTTTCTATCAAAATTACGGCCATGACACAAAAGACTATCGTGATTTAAAATAATAGATTAAAGAACTCATTCATAGAGGACACATTGGGCAATTTATCCGAAAGCACTAAGAACCTTCACCTCGACCCTAAGGACTAGTGGAAATATAAATTGACATCATCATTGGTAGACTAATTTTGAGAGGAGATAGCTCCTCGAGTTATAAAGTTTACACCCAATCTACCATTGAAAAGTGCCTACGGACAAAGGATAACCTCGAGATAACCTTCAAAGAGGAAAATACAAAGTATCTCAACCCGAACCATGATAATGTTTTAGTTGTCTTTACGAGGATGATCAATACATGAGTAAAAAGAGTCATGATTGATACAAGTAgctctattgatatcatctacttTGACGCTTTCCAAAAGCTCAGAATATTGACTAACAAACTCACCCCATGACATCTTTGTTGACAAGGTTCACTAGTGACTCGATCTCCCCTCTTAGGACTGTGAACCTACATGTCACATTTGGGGTCGAGCCATACTCTAAACCGGTGATGACCAAGTTCATAATACTCGATATCCTCTTGACATATAATGCAATCATAGGACACCTCATGCTAAATAGGCTAAGGGCAGTGGTGTTGACCTATCATATGATAatgaaattttcaataaaaattgaCATTGGAGAATTGAGAAGCAATATGTGAAAGTCACACTAATGCTACCTTACGATAATCTCCTTACAAAAGAAGCTATAATTTGAGGCACTGCTTATGGATCCTCGAAGTTTCGTTAAATTTTTCTCACACTCTGAGCCGATGAAATAATTGATTGAGGTACTCTTACATAAAACCTATCTCGATTAAATTGTTAAGGTTGAGGCAATACTTCTCGAGGAGGAACAAGTACAATTTATTAGTTTTCTTAAGGACAATGCCGAGGTGTTTGCATGGTTATCAAAAGATATATTAGGAATCAACCCAGACATAGCCCAACATTACCCAAACATTTCTCCTAAGGTATGACTAGTAAAACAAAATCCTTTCAAGTTTGCTCCTAATCGATAATAAACGATCAATAAAAAGGTAGACAAGCTAATAGGAGTAGGGTTTATCACTAAGATATAGTATCCCAAGTGGCTCGCTAATATTGTACTCACTAAAAAAACTAATGAAAACTGAAAGATATGTGTTGATTATACCAACCTCAACAAAGCATACTTGGAGGGCAACTATCTTCTTCCTCGTATTGATCAGTTGGTCGATATTACCTTAGGTCATGAGTTCCTCACATTTATAGATGCATTCTTAGGATATAATCAAATAAGGATAGTACACTTCAAGGATCCCCTATCATTTGTCCTCCCCTCCCACCACATGCTCCCCTCCTCTCTTAGGACTGTGAACCTATACGTCACATTTGCGGTCGAGCCACACTCTAAACCGATGATGACCAAGTTCATGATAGTCGATATTCCCTCGGTAGTGATGTTGACCTACCACATGGTAATGAAGTTTCCGACGATAACTAATATTAGAGAATTGAAAAGCAACCTGCGAAAGTCACACTAATGCTACCTTACGACGATCTCTTAACCAAAGAAGCCGTGATTTGAGACACTGCTTATAGATCCTCGAAGTTTCACCAAATTCCTCTCACACTCAGAGCCGGTGGAATCATTGATCGAGGCACCCTTGGATAAAACCTATCTCGATTAAGTTGTTAAAGTTGAGGCAACACTTCTCAAGGAGGAACAAGTATAACTTATCAGTTTTCTTAATGAGAATATCGATGTGTTTATATGGTTATCAAAAGATATATTAGGAATTAACCGAGACATAGCTTAGCATTACCCAAACATTTCTCCTAAGACATGACTAGTAAAATAAA
Coding sequences within:
- the LOC135672662 gene encoding sugar transport protein MST6-like, whose protein sequence is MAGGALAPSNGEVKRYNGRVTSFVIVTCVIAATGGLIFGYDIGVSGGVTSMDEFLEKFFPSVYQQEKTASGSKNQWCQFDSQMLTSFTSSLYVAGLISTYFASMVTQTFGRKSSMLFGGAAFLLGSAINGVAMNVAMLIIGRILLGVGVGFANQAVPLYLSEMAPPQLRGALNMGFQMATTIGIFVAGLVNYGTGKLHAGYGWRISVALAAVPALIMTLGAIALPDTPNSLVERGLRDQAKATLQKIRGTDDVEAELQDMIEASEEAKKVSDPWSSILRPEHRPHLVMAIAIPMFQQLTGINVIMFYAPVLFKTIGFGDSASLMSAVISGLVNVFATTVSIATVDKFGRRVLFLEGGIQMVVSQVAVGAILGTFFGDAGTGKLSPGLANLVLALICVYVAAFAWSWGPLGWLVPSEIFPLNIRSAGQSIVVGVNFFFTFVIAQLFLMALCHLKSGLFHLFAAFVVVMTLFVVFLVPETKGVPIEEMTLVWKKHWFWKKYMLDDHITPSVHRRED